The Candidatus Nitrosymbiomonas proteolyticus genome has a segment encoding these proteins:
- a CDS encoding acyl-phosphate glycerol-3-phosphate acyltransferase, protein MQFAALLIGSYVLGSIPFGVLVARAQNVDIFQVGSGNIGATNVKRALGWGWALVVFGFDVAKGALPVWAAKSLLVDHVQEWGIAVGIAAVLGHCLSPWLRFKGGKGVATTLGMLLALHPWTALTGLAVFLVAAIATRYVSLSSLLAGISLIPAAYFWGQPTIVVGFLVLLNVFIAYRHKSNIVRLLAGTEPKFNSNSPKGDEPEQPNEGDAHTDAGKNWMGESIAGKPR, encoded by the coding sequence ATGCAGTTTGCCGCGCTTTTGATTGGAAGCTACGTTTTGGGATCGATCCCTTTCGGCGTGCTGGTGGCTCGGGCCCAAAACGTCGATATCTTCCAGGTCGGCAGCGGCAACATCGGCGCGACGAACGTTAAGAGGGCGCTGGGATGGGGCTGGGCGCTCGTGGTGTTTGGGTTCGACGTCGCGAAAGGGGCGCTTCCGGTTTGGGCGGCCAAGTCGCTCCTCGTCGACCACGTCCAGGAGTGGGGGATCGCGGTCGGCATCGCGGCGGTGTTGGGCCATTGCCTTTCGCCTTGGCTGAGGTTCAAAGGGGGTAAGGGCGTTGCGACGACTCTGGGAATGCTCCTTGCGCTTCATCCTTGGACCGCGTTGACCGGGCTGGCCGTGTTCTTGGTGGCCGCGATCGCCACCCGGTATGTGAGCCTTTCCTCGCTGCTAGCAGGGATCTCGCTGATTCCAGCGGCGTACTTCTGGGGCCAACCGACGATCGTAGTAGGATTCCTCGTGCTCCTCAACGTATTCATTGCATATCGGCACAAGTCGAACATCGTGAGGCTTTTGGCGGGCACGGAACCTAAGTTCAACTCGAATTCGCCTAAGGGGGATGAACCCGAGCAGCCCAACGAAGGCGACGCGCACACCGACGCGGGCAAGAACTGGATGGGGGAGAGCATTGCGGGTAAACCTCGCTGA
- a CDS encoding lipopolysaccharide export LptBFGC system: protein MKKLDRYVLRELLVPFLIGTVAVVLMFQANLLIFQFKNVSAAAFPLSATLKLVLLRTPQFLNLTLPVGISLAASLAISRLARDAEINAVRSAGTPILRLVLPVVAFGVLVAIGNFYLAERVMPTSEREARRLMVDMTLTGGVPEFKNNVLIRLRNYSASFGSVSRAGPGTIRLQDILLIERPRVDEVWLYTAESGEYTNGVWTMRKPYFRMIKGDLLVLARPVEDLVINERISLDEVFLEPITTEQTLEELRESIQQRKQAGWDTTTAEVALHTRYSVPASCVVFALAAPVFAIWLGRRGGFVGVLFSILLVFLYYNAFVISTEILGGKSSVLSPFWAAWLPNVLFLVFGLVGIRRLE, encoded by the coding sequence GTGAAGAAGCTCGACCGATACGTCTTGCGGGAGTTGCTCGTGCCATTTCTGATCGGCACCGTTGCCGTGGTGCTCATGTTCCAGGCGAACCTGCTGATTTTCCAGTTCAAGAACGTTTCCGCAGCCGCGTTTCCACTCTCGGCGACGCTGAAGCTGGTCCTCTTGCGGACCCCCCAGTTCCTGAACCTCACCCTTCCTGTGGGAATCTCGCTTGCGGCTTCGCTGGCGATTTCGCGGCTCGCCCGCGACGCTGAGATCAACGCAGTCCGGAGCGCTGGCACGCCGATCCTCCGCCTCGTTCTGCCTGTCGTCGCGTTCGGAGTTCTGGTCGCCATCGGCAACTTCTACCTGGCGGAACGGGTCATGCCGACCTCCGAGCGCGAGGCTCGCCGCCTGATGGTGGATATGACGCTCACAGGCGGGGTGCCGGAGTTCAAGAACAACGTCTTGATCCGTCTTCGCAACTACTCAGCCAGCTTTGGGTCAGTCTCGCGCGCGGGCCCCGGCACAATCCGCCTTCAAGACATCTTGCTCATCGAAAGGCCGCGCGTCGATGAGGTGTGGCTGTATACTGCTGAATCCGGCGAGTACACCAACGGGGTCTGGACCATGCGAAAGCCCTACTTCCGCATGATTAAGGGCGACCTGCTCGTTCTGGCAAGGCCGGTCGAAGATCTGGTCATCAACGAGCGGATCAGCCTCGACGAAGTGTTCCTTGAACCCATTACCACCGAACAGACCCTCGAAGAACTCAGGGAGTCGATTCAGCAACGCAAGCAAGCCGGGTGGGACACCACGACCGCCGAGGTGGCGCTGCACACGAGGTACAGCGTCCCCGCTTCGTGCGTCGTGTTTGCCTTGGCCGCGCCCGTTTTTGCCATTTGGCTCGGCAGACGGGGCGGATTCGTGGGGGTGCTCTTTAGCATTCTGCTGGTGTTTCTTTACTACAACGCGTTTGTGATCTCCACAGAAATTCTGGGCGGAAAGAGCAGCGTTCTGAGCCCGTTTTGGGCGGCGTGGCTCCCGAACGTCTTGTTTCTGGTCTTCGGTCTCGTTGGGATTCGGAGGCTGGAATGA
- a CDS encoding mannose-1-phosphate guanylyltransferase, producing the protein MNRVAVIMAGGSGERFWPASRLRRPKQLLRLADSERTLLEQAVARIAPLVGPENVIIATGAPIRDAIVEANLVPEANVWAEPSKKNTLGCLSWAAANFEAGGKNPTWAVLTADHSISDEEAFRKCVEIAFSAAEQTGGLVTLGIPPSRPDTGFGYIEVGETVGPGVSNVARFHEKPDEITAREYLRAGRFLWNSGMFFWTQDAFLRELNAHRPGVFGLIRALAEAIRAGDGARAAEVFEAHPSESVDYALMENTRSAYVVRATFGWDDLGAWDSLRRSLPLDSAGNAFVGDVLSLESRNNVVYAEIEGLKVCLLGVEDLVLAVTPDALLLTTAQRSQDVRKIVEELKKRGGPV; encoded by the coding sequence ATGAACCGAGTGGCCGTCATCATGGCCGGGGGGTCGGGCGAGCGGTTTTGGCCAGCCTCCCGATTGCGCCGCCCCAAGCAGCTTTTGCGGCTCGCTGATTCCGAGAGGACGCTCTTGGAGCAGGCCGTTGCGAGGATCGCGCCGCTCGTCGGTCCTGAAAACGTGATCATAGCCACCGGCGCGCCGATCCGGGACGCGATCGTCGAGGCGAACCTGGTTCCTGAGGCCAACGTGTGGGCCGAGCCTTCGAAGAAGAACACACTGGGTTGCCTTTCTTGGGCCGCCGCAAACTTTGAGGCTGGCGGCAAGAACCCTACTTGGGCCGTGCTGACCGCCGACCACAGCATCTCCGACGAAGAAGCGTTTCGGAAGTGCGTCGAGATCGCTTTTTCCGCCGCGGAGCAGACTGGGGGCTTGGTGACGCTCGGGATCCCTCCTTCGAGGCCCGACACGGGATTCGGCTATATCGAGGTGGGGGAGACTGTGGGCCCGGGCGTCTCGAATGTCGCGCGGTTTCACGAAAAGCCGGACGAGATCACTGCGCGGGAATACCTTCGAGCTGGCCGGTTTCTTTGGAACAGCGGGATGTTCTTCTGGACGCAGGACGCATTTCTGAGGGAGCTCAACGCGCATCGACCGGGAGTATTCGGGCTCATTCGAGCGCTCGCGGAGGCGATCCGCGCGGGCGATGGCGCGAGGGCGGCCGAGGTCTTCGAGGCGCACCCTTCCGAGTCCGTCGATTACGCACTGATGGAGAACACCCGGTCGGCCTACGTCGTAAGGGCGACCTTTGGGTGGGACGACTTGGGCGCGTGGGACTCGCTGCGAAGGTCATTGCCGCTCGATTCAGCGGGCAACGCCTTCGTGGGAGATGTTCTGAGCCTTGAATCCCGCAACAACGTCGTCTATGCCGAGATCGAGGGTCTCAAGGTTTGCCTTCTGGGGGTGGAGGACCTCGTCCTCGCCGTGACTCCCGACGCGCTTCTCTTGACGACGGCGCAACGGTCGCAGGACGTGCGCAAGATCGTCGAGGAACTCAAGAAGCGCGGCGGTCCTGTTTGA
- a CDS encoding LPS assembly outer membrane protein LptD produces the protein MRRPAALLVLALAATVKSQTHLGWLPQSVAVALESPRTAPTQPASPPGQGTGQAEPENQDQIRILRADSVTRTGTRIKLSGSVQAQYKGYDLFATEIEGDTESNLFVLKGGARLIGPDAALEGETIEINFDTESFRVTQGSAELRPKLLGGRTQDDIYLRGSQAYGTEREVFTIDGDFTTCDRKDPHFHVLGSSIVVRPEKRVILRGVELTVLNHRILKLPYLSIPIDRRNERYTPEVGQSRDEGYYVKTRWGVPVAGQNAADAYLDYFTKLGTGLGGRYQYDSQRSTGFLRVYGLTGDQKSLEGTAQHAQVFGPNDLTIDLNYQRQNYLNAPENTYLTTRAQMNFPQGRNNTRLAFHRSTNDGASFSSLQQTLGLTDVRSLGGSIRTNLDVRWATSESKFESTSNVKREQVDVRFRGQQELRAGSLELEYQRSIPVGETVNFFSASDRTPVLAFRTSAQKLMGPKAAGRTPFQLDLSIGEFMNPSNKQRVTRSFLDFSTLQPDRMQRRWGLSWSTRYRQGFYSDDTAQYSILTGAAFRYSFDTTHQFNLRYNRLQSRGFTPLSIDRVGESNFLSGDLSVRAARDLTLGLQSSYDFTQEDRPNVSPWQLVGARTEWRPNENFEIRSVASYDPQRQVWSNLRFDLGWQSDEAFVSLGARYDGFRQQWGAVNAYFEGLKFGRLRATGVVNFNGYLKKIEAQQYLLTYDLHCAELVMQVIDNRVGFRPGREIYVFLRLKAIPYQPDFGVGRRGQPIGTGTGSGF, from the coding sequence ATGAGGCGGCCCGCGGCGCTCCTCGTGCTTGCCCTCGCCGCAACTGTCAAGTCCCAAACCCACCTCGGATGGCTTCCGCAGTCGGTCGCAGTGGCCCTCGAAAGCCCCCGAACAGCCCCCACTCAGCCTGCGTCTCCCCCAGGCCAAGGCACGGGACAAGCCGAGCCCGAAAATCAAGACCAGATCCGCATCCTTCGGGCCGACAGCGTGACGAGAACGGGAACGAGGATCAAGCTGAGCGGGAGCGTTCAAGCGCAATACAAAGGCTATGATCTCTTCGCGACCGAGATTGAAGGCGACACGGAGTCGAACCTATTCGTCCTCAAGGGCGGCGCGAGGCTCATCGGCCCCGACGCGGCTCTCGAAGGCGAGACAATCGAGATCAATTTCGACACCGAGAGCTTCCGGGTGACTCAAGGTTCGGCCGAACTGCGCCCCAAACTGCTGGGGGGCCGGACTCAAGACGACATCTACCTCAGGGGCAGTCAGGCCTACGGAACGGAGCGTGAGGTGTTTACCATCGACGGCGACTTCACCACCTGCGACCGGAAGGATCCCCACTTCCATGTCCTGGGCTCCTCGATCGTCGTTCGTCCCGAGAAGCGAGTGATCTTGAGGGGAGTCGAGCTGACCGTCCTGAACCACCGCATCCTCAAACTCCCCTACCTGAGCATCCCCATCGACCGCCGAAACGAGCGCTACACGCCCGAGGTCGGGCAAAGCCGGGACGAGGGGTATTACGTCAAGACCCGATGGGGAGTCCCTGTAGCTGGGCAAAACGCGGCGGACGCCTACCTCGATTACTTCACCAAGCTCGGGACGGGCTTGGGGGGACGCTACCAGTACGACTCTCAACGCTCAACCGGTTTCCTGCGGGTCTACGGGCTCACAGGGGACCAGAAAAGCCTCGAAGGTACGGCTCAACACGCCCAGGTATTTGGGCCGAACGACCTCACGATCGACCTCAACTATCAACGTCAGAACTACCTCAACGCCCCCGAGAACACCTATCTCACGACGCGCGCGCAGATGAACTTCCCCCAAGGCCGCAACAACACTCGGCTCGCGTTTCATCGCAGCACCAATGACGGGGCGAGCTTCTCGTCGCTGCAGCAGACCCTCGGGCTTACGGACGTCCGGTCGTTGGGAGGCTCGATTCGGACCAACCTCGACGTCCGGTGGGCGACCTCCGAGTCGAAGTTCGAATCCACTTCGAACGTCAAGCGCGAGCAAGTGGACGTGCGATTTCGGGGCCAGCAAGAGCTTCGCGCGGGATCGCTTGAACTCGAGTATCAGCGCAGCATCCCAGTCGGCGAGACCGTCAACTTCTTCAGCGCGTCCGACCGCACTCCCGTGCTCGCGTTTCGAACGAGCGCCCAGAAGCTCATGGGGCCAAAGGCCGCCGGAAGGACCCCTTTCCAACTCGACCTGTCGATTGGCGAGTTCATGAACCCCAGCAACAAGCAGCGCGTCACAAGGAGCTTCCTCGACTTCTCGACGCTGCAGCCAGATCGAATGCAGCGCAGGTGGGGCCTCAGTTGGAGCACGCGATATCGCCAGGGATTCTACAGCGACGACACCGCGCAGTACTCCATTCTCACTGGAGCGGCCTTTCGCTATTCGTTCGATACGACCCATCAGTTCAACCTGAGATACAACCGACTTCAAAGTCGGGGCTTCACACCGCTCAGCATCGACAGGGTCGGAGAGAGCAACTTTCTCAGCGGCGACCTGAGCGTCCGAGCGGCCCGCGACCTGACCCTCGGCCTGCAATCCTCCTATGACTTCACCCAAGAGGACCGGCCCAACGTATCGCCCTGGCAGCTCGTCGGGGCGAGGACGGAGTGGCGTCCGAACGAGAACTTCGAGATTCGATCCGTAGCCTCTTACGACCCCCAGCGCCAGGTCTGGAGCAATCTCCGGTTCGACCTGGGGTGGCAATCGGACGAGGCTTTCGTCAGCCTTGGCGCTCGATACGACGGGTTTCGCCAGCAATGGGGCGCGGTCAACGCGTACTTCGAGGGCCTCAAGTTCGGACGGCTGCGGGCTACGGGGGTCGTCAACTTCAATGGCTACCTCAAGAAGATCGAAGCCCAGCAATACCTCTTGACCTACGACCTTCACTGCGCCGAACTCGTGATGCAAGTCATCGACAACCGGGTCGGGTTTCGCCCCGGCCGCGAGATCTACGTGTTCTTGCGGCTCAAAGCGATCCCCTACCAACCCGACTTCGGAGTCGGCCGGAGGGGGCAACCCATCGGGACCGGGACCGGCAGCGGTTTTTGA
- a CDS encoding UDP-galactose 4-epimerase yields the protein MNPMRVLVTGGAGYIGSVVTELLADSGHSVAVFDDLRYGHREAVHPSATLIVGDLLDAPALDSAFESGGFEAVVHLAAESKVEESVRDPSLFYEVNARGTANLLDAMARHGARKIVFSSTASVYGEPKTTPIHEGFPIQPINPYGASKHLCERLLRLASHAGLQHVSLRYFNACGASTRYGEWREQETHIIPILFDAVQGRRASFTLFGDDYPTPDGTCVRDYIHVLDIAQAHIHALGRLGDLPSAVYNVGVGRGYSNREVIESVRRVSGMPLDYSVGPRRSGDPAALIADASKIRDELGWEPQFQDLDSMVRSAWEWRLRFPNGYASS from the coding sequence TTGAACCCCATGCGCGTTCTCGTCACAGGCGGTGCCGGTTACATCGGTTCCGTGGTCACCGAATTGCTCGCCGACTCGGGGCATTCGGTAGCCGTGTTTGATGACCTTCGCTATGGCCATCGCGAAGCGGTGCATCCCTCGGCGACGCTGATCGTAGGCGACTTGCTCGACGCTCCCGCGCTCGATTCGGCGTTCGAGAGTGGCGGCTTTGAAGCGGTGGTCCACCTTGCGGCCGAATCGAAGGTCGAAGAGTCCGTCCGGGACCCCTCGCTGTTTTACGAGGTGAACGCACGGGGGACGGCCAACCTCCTGGATGCGATGGCTCGGCACGGCGCGCGCAAGATCGTCTTCTCGTCCACGGCCTCGGTCTATGGCGAGCCGAAGACCACTCCGATCCACGAGGGCTTTCCGATCCAGCCGATCAACCCTTATGGCGCATCCAAGCATCTTTGCGAGCGGCTGCTGCGCTTGGCCTCTCACGCGGGACTTCAGCACGTTTCCTTGCGGTATTTCAACGCGTGCGGCGCTTCGACCCGATATGGCGAGTGGCGCGAACAGGAGACTCACATCATCCCGATCCTGTTCGATGCCGTGCAGGGTCGAAGGGCGAGCTTCACGCTGTTTGGCGACGACTATCCCACGCCCGACGGAACTTGCGTGCGGGATTACATCCATGTTCTCGACATCGCCCAGGCGCATATCCACGCGCTGGGGCGGTTGGGCGATCTCCCGAGCGCGGTCTACAACGTCGGCGTCGGGCGGGGTTACTCGAATCGCGAGGTGATCGAGTCGGTCCGAAGGGTGTCGGGAATGCCGTTGGACTATTCCGTCGGACCCCGTAGATCGGGCGACCCCGCTGCGCTGATCGCAGACGCCTCGAAGATTCGCGACGAGCTCGGTTGGGAACCCCAGTTCCAGGACCTCGATTCCATGGTTCGATCGGCCTGGGAATGGCGACTTCGGTTTCCCAACGGGTACGCCTCGTCATAA
- a CDS encoding bifunctional glutamine-synthetase adenylyltransferase/deadenyltransferase, with amino-acid sequence MATFQDEEAASKVRARLESLTHSDLQEFFARSFERCPDPDQAARNLERWLRATSNPHEHLAHLLSTPQLTPLVMLLLGASQPLADAVIQNPELATLLTDPRVLQQVPNTVELLAEGRRLASSSTSYSHTLDRLRFLKQKTLLPLTVSDLAGIRGQEEIWRGLSHLADALIRLAFEAATRQARGSQDQDSGPSPDLMVVAMGKLGGEELNYSSDVDLVYVCPDGLEPSAEAELSKTCEMLNRALADRMGRGALYRVDLRLRPYGRSGPLVASMRSIESYYRSHAETWELQALIRSRAVFGPEELKLRWEGMRAEYCFGHGWSTARLSEIVSMRTRVETHAGPDDLKRGPGGIRDVEFATQILQLILGHQVPEVRERPTLDALRNMERLGLIAPERAANLISGYTFLRKLEHRCQLAGDVQTHSLPTHPQARERLAAVMEFGSWEDLHQQVEQVRAGVREGYAALLSPLSDSNSARGQVLEGQSRAKADLARWFDSLPDSDRFYESLLVNKDSLRRVERIAVASPAAIDSCVRDVGLTEAILSGEIEEDLDCESFDFKSVGEGSLAEIAAAARRCIDRLKIKWTLAPDFPVWDALSRVYDGLVGSVASRLNAGFDVLALGSYANQSAGFVSDLDLMFLAEDSGPESAHEKQAQAFLGEMRELRSFGIPVNCDLRLRPEGRHGMLVRTYEGFSAYELAAMDLWERFALGECRTVWGSSRAFELVVKAAYALPITPERLQELLAMKKRIETERVTVKYRTRNVKLGVGGLSDIEWFVHLHEMRYPTATEAGTLHRLDDRLRQLARARLINAVELDALSEGLRHLLTLRERLALLGLTTDIVPENPDRLDRLAWTFGFERGNEFLAKHEHITSAVRLIFLEGIERLRA; translated from the coding sequence GTGGCGACTTTCCAGGACGAAGAAGCGGCATCGAAGGTCAGGGCCCGATTGGAGAGCCTGACGCATTCGGATTTGCAGGAGTTCTTTGCGAGGTCGTTCGAGAGGTGCCCGGACCCCGATCAGGCGGCGCGCAACCTCGAACGATGGCTTCGAGCGACTTCGAACCCGCACGAGCACCTCGCTCACCTCCTCTCCACTCCTCAACTGACGCCCCTTGTCATGTTGCTCCTTGGCGCGAGCCAGCCTCTTGCCGACGCTGTGATTCAGAACCCCGAGCTTGCGACTTTGCTCACGGACCCCCGCGTCTTGCAGCAGGTCCCGAACACCGTGGAGCTGCTCGCAGAAGGAAGGCGCCTCGCTTCGAGTTCCACCAGCTACTCCCACACCCTCGACCGCCTGCGCTTCTTGAAGCAGAAGACCCTCTTGCCTCTCACCGTGAGCGACCTCGCAGGGATTCGAGGGCAAGAGGAGATTTGGCGAGGGCTATCCCACCTGGCCGACGCTCTCATTCGACTTGCGTTCGAGGCCGCCACGCGGCAGGCGCGCGGCTCCCAGGATCAGGATTCGGGCCCCTCCCCAGACCTCATGGTCGTCGCGATGGGAAAGCTGGGGGGCGAAGAACTCAATTACAGTTCGGACGTCGACCTAGTGTATGTGTGCCCGGACGGTCTCGAACCCTCGGCGGAGGCCGAGCTTTCCAAGACCTGCGAGATGCTCAACCGCGCCCTTGCCGATCGGATGGGGCGCGGCGCATTGTATCGGGTCGACCTGCGTTTGCGCCCGTACGGCCGATCTGGGCCGCTGGTGGCCTCCATGCGCTCGATTGAGAGTTACTACCGGTCGCACGCCGAGACCTGGGAGCTGCAGGCGCTGATCCGGTCTCGCGCGGTTTTCGGCCCCGAAGAACTCAAACTTCGATGGGAAGGAATGAGGGCGGAGTATTGCTTCGGCCACGGTTGGAGCACAGCGAGGCTCTCTGAGATCGTCTCGATGAGGACTCGCGTAGAGACTCACGCCGGGCCGGACGACCTCAAACGCGGGCCAGGAGGCATCCGCGATGTGGAGTTCGCCACCCAGATCCTTCAACTCATCTTGGGCCACCAGGTCCCCGAGGTGAGAGAGCGCCCGACCCTGGATGCGCTTCGAAACATGGAGCGGCTCGGGCTGATCGCACCGGAACGCGCCGCTAACCTCATCAGCGGCTACACGTTCCTTCGCAAGCTCGAGCACCGGTGCCAACTCGCAGGCGACGTCCAAACGCACTCCCTTCCCACTCACCCTCAAGCACGCGAGCGGCTAGCGGCCGTTATGGAGTTCGGAAGCTGGGAGGACTTGCATCAACAGGTCGAGCAGGTCCGGGCCGGGGTTCGCGAAGGATATGCCGCGCTTCTCAGCCCCCTGTCCGACTCGAACTCCGCCCGCGGCCAGGTCTTGGAGGGCCAGTCGCGCGCCAAGGCGGACCTTGCCCGCTGGTTCGACTCCCTTCCCGATTCCGACCGTTTCTACGAGAGCCTGCTCGTGAACAAGGACAGCCTCCGCAGAGTCGAGCGAATCGCGGTGGCGTCACCCGCGGCGATCGACAGTTGCGTTCGAGACGTCGGCCTGACCGAGGCGATTCTGAGTGGCGAGATCGAAGAGGACTTGGACTGCGAATCGTTCGACTTCAAGTCGGTAGGCGAGGGTTCCCTCGCCGAGATCGCGGCCGCCGCCCGGCGCTGCATCGACAGGCTCAAGATCAAGTGGACATTGGCCCCCGACTTCCCCGTTTGGGATGCCTTATCGAGGGTGTACGACGGCCTAGTGGGGTCTGTGGCGAGCCGGCTGAACGCGGGGTTCGACGTCTTGGCGCTGGGGAGCTACGCCAATCAATCTGCCGGGTTCGTTTCCGATCTCGATCTGATGTTCTTGGCGGAGGACTCCGGACCTGAAAGCGCGCACGAAAAACAGGCGCAAGCATTCTTGGGAGAAATGCGGGAGTTGCGCTCGTTCGGGATTCCCGTGAACTGCGACCTCCGGCTTCGACCCGAGGGCAGGCATGGAATGCTCGTTCGAACTTACGAGGGCTTTTCGGCCTACGAACTCGCGGCGATGGACCTGTGGGAGAGGTTTGCGCTGGGCGAGTGCCGAACCGTTTGGGGATCGTCCAGGGCGTTCGAGTTGGTCGTCAAGGCGGCCTACGCCTTGCCGATCACGCCGGAGCGGCTGCAAGAACTCCTCGCCATGAAGAAGCGAATCGAGACCGAGAGGGTCACGGTGAAGTACCGAACGAGGAACGTGAAGTTGGGCGTAGGGGGCCTGAGCGACATCGAGTGGTTCGTTCACCTGCACGAAATGCGCTACCCCACCGCCACCGAGGCGGGTACGCTCCACAGGTTGGACGATCGGCTGCGTCAACTGGCGAGAGCGCGACTTATCAACGCGGTTGAACTCGATGCGCTGTCCGAAGGCCTGCGCCATCTGCTCACCCTTCGAGAGCGTTTGGCCTTGCTGGGTTTGACCACTGACATCGTCCCGGAAAACCCGGATAGGCTGGACCGTTTGGCGTGGACGTTCGGATTCGAGAGAGGAAATGAGTTCTTGGCGAAGCACGAGCACATCACGTCTGCAGTTCGGCTCATCTTTCTTGAAGGCATAGAACGTCTGAGGGCTTGA
- a CDS encoding DNA lyase, with protein MRRERRKGSGWNEGQVRDLVARLESDYGARLSRPTYDPVSELVSCILTQHTADANAFPAFDRMRARFPTWSKVVAADPEELRDTIRAAGLANQKARSIQGALREIAERNGDYTLENLRGMPMLEARKWLTSLPGVGPKTASIVLCFALEMPAIPVDTHVFRVSWRLGLIEKSLGEAKAHDALLDLVPPDLAFRFHVVLIQHGRTVCKAPRPLCNRCQLTDLCAWYQAGNLSSPDAPIGPSARGSQRRLPHQPKA; from the coding sequence ATGAGACGCGAGAGGCGAAAGGGCTCGGGCTGGAACGAGGGCCAGGTTCGCGATCTCGTCGCGAGGCTCGAATCGGACTACGGCGCCCGCCTCTCCCGGCCCACCTACGACCCCGTAAGCGAACTCGTCAGTTGCATCCTCACGCAGCATACGGCCGACGCCAACGCGTTTCCGGCATTCGACCGAATGCGGGCGCGCTTTCCGACTTGGTCCAAAGTCGTCGCCGCCGACCCGGAAGAACTCCGAGACACGATTCGGGCCGCCGGGCTCGCCAACCAGAAAGCGCGGAGTATTCAGGGAGCGCTGCGAGAAATCGCGGAGCGGAACGGGGACTACACCCTTGAGAACCTGCGCGGAATGCCCATGCTCGAAGCGAGGAAGTGGCTCACTTCGCTTCCGGGCGTGGGACCGAAAACTGCCTCGATCGTTCTCTGCTTCGCTTTGGAGATGCCGGCGATTCCGGTAGATACCCACGTCTTTCGGGTCAGTTGGCGCCTCGGCCTGATCGAGAAGTCGCTCGGCGAAGCCAAGGCCCACGACGCGCTTCTCGACCTCGTCCCCCCGGACCTCGCGTTTCGCTTTCACGTGGTCTTGATCCAACACGGCCGGACAGTCTGCAAGGCCCCTCGCCCGCTGTGCAACCGCTGCCAACTCACCGACCTCTGCGCGTGGTACCAAGCAGGCAACCTATCGAGCCCGGATGCTCCAATTGGGCCTTCAGCCAGGGGGAGTCAAAGGCGGCTGCCTCACCAACCGAAGGCTTGA
- a CDS encoding exosortase, whose amino-acid sequence MANTTPLESEPTAPRLSVPEQVMAFTKTIVSSKAFWPGLIAALGVTALFWTLFRNLLDLWDSEDGYFSHGFLVPIISIFIIYRWWPRLKTIPVKPGWVALIPLAGLLVLTRAAFAADILLILSICLMMVILATIWLVAGWRWMVALSLPVLYLGFALPLWTFAIDVYTNPLQILSTKASFQMLQLAGFQPFMDTGTTTIYLNNFVLDVGVPCSGLKLIVAVTAFTVFFVLIGGLRWWANLVMFAVILPLCIFINGLRIALIGLVGENYGHDAGMAFHDYSGYITLAICFFILFKIARGLGWKD is encoded by the coding sequence ATGGCGAACACAACGCCTCTTGAGTCAGAGCCGACGGCGCCCCGACTTTCGGTGCCCGAGCAAGTCATGGCATTCACGAAGACCATCGTGAGTTCCAAGGCGTTTTGGCCGGGCCTGATTGCCGCGTTGGGGGTCACGGCGCTGTTCTGGACTCTCTTCCGGAATCTGCTCGATCTTTGGGACAGCGAGGACGGGTACTTCAGCCACGGATTCCTGGTTCCTATCATCTCCATCTTCATCATCTACCGATGGTGGCCCCGGCTAAAGACCATTCCCGTGAAGCCGGGCTGGGTGGCCTTGATCCCGCTCGCAGGGCTCCTCGTGCTGACACGAGCGGCGTTCGCGGCCGACATCTTGTTGATCCTCTCGATCTGTTTGATGATGGTGATTCTCGCCACGATCTGGCTGGTCGCCGGATGGCGGTGGATGGTCGCGCTCAGCCTCCCCGTGCTGTATTTGGGCTTTGCCCTGCCGCTCTGGACCTTCGCCATCGACGTCTACACCAACCCGCTGCAGATTCTTTCGACCAAAGCGTCGTTCCAAATGCTCCAACTCGCGGGCTTCCAGCCGTTCATGGACACGGGAACGACCACGATTTATCTGAACAACTTCGTTCTCGATGTCGGCGTGCCGTGCAGCGGCCTCAAACTGATCGTCGCCGTTACGGCCTTTACGGTCTTCTTCGTTCTGATCGGCGGGCTCAGGTGGTGGGCGAACCTGGTGATGTTCGCCGTGATCCTGCCCCTGTGCATCTTCATCAACGGCCTCCGGATCGCCCTGATCGGGCTGGTCGGCGAGAACTACGGCCACGACGCTGGAATGGCGTTCCACGATTACAGCGGCTATATCACGCTGGCGATCTGTTTCTTTATCCTATTCAAAATAGCAAGAGGTCTCGGATGGAAGGATTGA